Proteins encoded within one genomic window of Flavobacterium oreochromis:
- a CDS encoding universal stress protein: MKRILVPTDFSQHAEYALKVAAQFAKKTQCRNMFSTLIRVT; this comes from the coding sequence ATGAAACGAATTTTAGTCCCAACCGATTTTTCTCAACATGCAGAATATGCTCTTAAAGTTGCTGCTCAATTTGCAAAAAAAACACAATGCAGAAATATGTTTAGCACACTTATTAGAGTTACCTAA